Genomic window (Falco cherrug isolate bFalChe1 chromosome 4, bFalChe1.pri, whole genome shotgun sequence):
GGTGCTGGATGGGTgctttgtatgaaaaaaatcagcctgCATGCTCAGCAGGGCACATGATAATCTTTGCACTTCCCAAGTCCTTGAGTGTTGTGTAAATAGTATCACAGAGCTGATGTATAAATGCATAACGGAGCAACAGTCTTGAAGTACCTTGTATAACTGGACTTTCTATTACTGTTTGCCTTTGGATATTTCTTGCTGCTTCCTCCTTTTTAACACTTCCCTGGCCCCAGCTGTCAAAACCACCCAGGTCAGAAGAGCAGGCAAAGCTGGGGAGAGCACCATGCTCCGGCTGACCCCACCGCCCTGGCAGACACCAGGTAGCTGGCTCAGCTCAGCCAAGGCAAATCCTTTTACCACATGTCCTTGGCCAAAGGAACCTGGTGGAAGATGCTGCTTGAGTGTGTTCTCAAGAACTAGCCATGTCTGTGTGCCAAAAGGAAGACTGCCTGCTAAAGCTCTCTCTGGGCTTAAGACCACCAGGGTTTGCATCAAATACAACTCAAAAGGCAGGTTCTGTGGGCAGGGAGAAaggcagccacagcctgagGATGGGACCATCAGCAGATGAACAGCAGGACGTCTGATGGAAACATCTACCACCGCTGCAGAATGCTCTTCTACGACACAGCCGGACAACGGCGGCTCTAACTCACACCTTCAAAGCAGTGTCAGCCTggttccttcagctgctggttATACAGACGCAGTGAGAAGAAACTGTAAATCAGAGGACAACACTGTTTTGAAGGCAGATGGCCAGGAAAGATTTTACACTAGAAACTTGAAGCTGTCTTCTTTTCATGAGAGCAGGGCAGCTGCGGGACAGCCTTCTGATGGGAATAAAGTACTTTTAATATcaggtttggtttgtttatgAAAAGAATTGCATGTAGGAGTTACCTGTTTAATAGAGACTTGAACTGGATGACCCGGAAGGTTTCCTCTCACATCAGTCTCCAATTCCTATGTGAGTATAGCCATGcctggcagaggggcaggacTCAGTCCgcttggcacagccctgcctttcACACTGCTCCCTGACCTGAGCTGGTACCTCCCTGCATGGCTATGTCACCCCCCAGGGGGTCCCCAGGGCAGTCTGTGGATGCTCCCAGCACGGATGTGGCATGGCTGTCCAAAAAGACCTCATGCAgcaagtgctgcagcagagggatGAAATCAGAGTCTGCCCTTTGGAAACCAAAGACTTGTGGCAGATTGCAATGCTCTGTCATCTCAGTTGTTCTTTAGAGGAAGGGCTTTAAGTGAGGACCTTCCATAATTTTATGGCTTCAGGAGGGAAAATTAATATGCTTGGGAAGGCCTGGGAGGAGGGTCTGGCTGATGACGTGGTATCATTTAATCCAGCAGGAGTGTGCTTTTGAGAAGACCGTAACACTGGTGCAGCTGGCTGTGAGCTGGCACACACAGCCGGAGTCACACAAATGCTGGCCAGGTGATGTGGAAGACAGATGAGTGGCACATGCCATTCCCAGAGTTTGACAGCAGAAATTGGCCTTTGCAGTCAGCCACCACACGCCTTACTAAAGCTCCTGTTCAATCGCGTGGCTCCACTCTGCATCTGAGTCATGTACTACGGGAGAAAGTCTGGTGTTttctggggagagcaggggcaGAACAACATTTTGTCATTTCTCAATCTCATAACAAATGTCATTAAATCAATAGTCCTCATCTCCGCCGTGCGAAGCTGGTATCGTTACACACATTCAAAGATCAACAATTCTAAACTACACCTTGATTTTGAGGTGCCTTGTTAAAGTGAGAGAAGCATTTAAAACCAGAGACCAACTGGGGAATTTTTTATGCCATTAACCTGTGCCaatgcacagctgcagctgaggctTGTCCACCAAGATCAGGCAGCACAGTCCACTCAAACCAGTTGTGGTTCACTGTGGCTTGTCCACCCAAGCCAGTTAGCACATGCCAAGGTCCTGCAGTGGGGCTGAGCACCAGCCTGCTGTGAGAACACCCGCTCTCACCTGGCTCTCTGGATATATTTGAAGTTTGGAAGTGACATGAGTTAAGCATCACAGTCCAGAGGGATGGTGCAGTAGCCTAAGCCctgatgaaaaaatgaaatgaaaatggaagaggCAAAGAGCTGAAGCACTCCTGTGTTCTCTGGAGCAAACCAGTCTGACACGGGCTTTTCCAGGGCACTCTCCCACATGTTCTTATTTGAGATATGTGTCCCATGGCGGTGACAGCTGTGCACTCTTATCCCTTTAAGTGCCTGTACAACAGGGTAttcacagcagcaggactgctTGTGTCAGTGGATGTGATCCCCTGGAGAAGCTGGAGAGGCCCTTGTCTCCATCGTCACCCCCTCTCACGCTCACCCTGAACTCATCCCCGTGCCCTTCCCCAtgccctgctgccttcccctcctgTTCCCCCTTCCTGttcccccatccccttccccatcccaggaGCCGATCTTTATCCTGGCTCCGAGCCTAGTGTCACTGGctgaattttggggtttttgacCATGGGTCAGTTTAGACGGCAGCACGCCTGCTGGTGACAGATGGGTTCACCTGCCCCACAGGCTCCTAGGTCAGGAGCtagcaggaggagcaggcagctctggaggactataaggGTAATGCAAACTTATGAGGGGCAAAGATtagaggcaaaagcccagctggaactcagactggccactgctgtaaaagaaagTAACAAATGTTTTTACACATATATTAGAagcaaaaggagggccaaggacaATCTCCGTCCTTTACTGGATGCAGCAGGGAACTGCCACAAAGGacgaggaaaaggctgaggtacttcatgctttctttgcctccaTCCTTAACAGTAAGGCCAGTTACCCTCAAAGTACTGATCCCCctgagcagggaggcagggatgggaggAGCAGAACGCGGTCCCGACAGCCCAGGAGGAAACActcagtgacctgctgctccactgggACACACACAGGTCTGTGGGGCCGGGCaggatccacccaagggtgctgcGGGAGCTGGCGGAGGAGCTCGCCCAGCCACTCCATCATttaccagcagccctggctacctcgaaccctgggttcagctgtggcccctcactgccagggggacgtggaggggctggagcgtgtccagagccgggcaggggctggggaaggggctggggcacaagccctgtggagagcggctgggggagctggggggggtcagcctggagagcagggggctcgggggggaccTGATCGCTCCCTCCAGCTGGGGGCTAcgggcagggggggtcggtctctgcgCCCAGGGAACAAGTGACAAGGCAAGAGCAAACGGCctcaggctgtgccaggggaggtttaggttggaaattGGGAAAAATGTCCTCCCCGAAGGGGCtgccaagcactggaacaggctgcccggggaggtggtggagtcaccacccCGGAGGCATCTAAAGCACTGGCAGCCGGGTGCTCCGGCCCGTGGTTCAGCGGTGGGCTGGGCGGCCCCGAGCTGCACACCGGACCCGATGCCCCCAAAGGCCTTTTCCAGCCCGAACGACGCCGCGACGCCGCGCAGCCACGGCGACTCCCGATGCCCCGCCCCCGGCCAGCCGCGCCTCGCcacggccccgcccccggcgcaTGACTCAGCacggcccccgcccgcccatTGGCCGCCCGCCTGGAACGCGCAGCAGACGGCGACGGAGGGCGGGGGGCGCTACTGGCTCGGGCCGCCGTGTCGTCATCCGCGgtggccggggcgggcgggagcgtGACTCAGCACGTGGGCGCGGCCCGGGCTGAGTCAGCAGGAGGCGCATAAAGGCGGCGGTGGCGGAGCGGTGCCTTGTCGGGTGTGAGGTCTCCTGTTCTGGTCCCGCTGCCCTGCCGGTATGGAGCTCCCGGGGCTGGGCGAGCACTGCTCTGAGCGCACCTGCAAGCAGCTGGGTAAGGCGCGGTTGAGGGCTTCGGCCCTGTCCGAAGGGAGCtgtgagctgggaccggctccCTAGGGATTCTCCGGGAGGCGGGCCGGCGGCACGCGTAGGGGATGGGTAGCTGGTGTACTGGGGGGGGCAGTCCTGTACCCCGAGTTTGTACAAGGGCGCTTTGGGCAGGGGCAGATACGAGTGTTTCTGCTGTAACCCCCCTTAAATAGCGTTGGTGAAAAAGTAATAGTGGAGCCCGGTGTATTTTGTTCTCCTGTGTTGTTAAAGTATTAAAGGAggctttttaaagaataaaaagactTTTGGGTCTGAGGTTTGGCCTTATACTTCAGCTCCTAGCTCTAGATCAATGTCTCCATAAAGTTTTCTCATTCAAGTAGCTCCTGAGCTATTTATGACTTGCGTTATTCTGGCAGTGgattaaaaaagggaaaacatcactcttacttttcttgttttacaaCTGGTGAAGAATGGCATACTTTCCTAGAGATGACTGGTTTGTGATGAGACAAGAAATATTTACTTTACAATTTATTTGTAGTCTTTTGTGAGTATTCTCACAGCTGTTGGCTCTGCTCATGCAAATCTggttttttattcttctcccaGACTTCCTTCCTCTGAAATGCGATGCATGTGGGGAAGTCTTCTGTAAAGATCACATCCGTTATGATGACCACAAGTGTAGCTCTGCCTACAAAAAAGTAAGTTCCTATACAAAGTCAGTAATTCACAGTGCAGAAGTGCTATGTACAGAAGTCATATACAAAGGCTGTTGTGAAACTTGGCCTGCGGTTTCCATAAAAGCAGGTGGGAGCACCAAAATGTAAGTGAATGTTGATACAGCTGAATTTCAAATACAGGAACACAGCACTTCAGAGGTCAGTACTGCTAGATTCTAGTTCCTTACACTACATCTTTCCAGAGAGGAgtgcttttttatattttaggtAGTGTATTGTGGCCTAAAACCTTCTGCAGCCCCAGTCCCTGAAGAatgaaactacagaagagaGGCATAGAATAATTGGTCTCTGGCCCATGCTTGAGCTTTGAAGTGTTCAAAGGCTGTAATTCCAGAAAGCTGAGAAGCATATTTAAAGTTAACAAGTGTTGTCCCAAATTGGTTTGGCAAAGCATGTCTGACTTTTTTTGGATAATGATTTGCAGCTAACCTTTGTGAATTATATCTTTAAAAGCATTAGTAAATGTTTGTGAATATACCTAATCACATATGGGTAAGAGAAgtggaaggacagaaaaatagttGAATGTCTGACAGTTGGGCTTGAGGAtcttaaatcttttttccagcctaaatggttctatgatgCTAATCTCTGTTGTATGTTCTTAGAATGTGCAGGTTCCAGTGTGTCCACTCTGTAATGCACCTATCCCAGTACAGAAAGGGGAGATACCAGATATTGTGGTTGGAGCCCACATGGATAAGGACTGCAAATACAATCCggcacagcaaaagcagagggTAAGGAAACTGCTGTTGAGGTCTAAACTGCCTGCCTGATGCTGGTGAAGTTAAGTCTTCTGACTGTAACAGAGTGTAGAAGcttgtgctttttccttttaaatcttaAGGGTGCTTGAGCATTTGTGCTTCAGCTTGGTCATTGGGAAGCTGatcacagaaagcaagcaagcattgCTAACTTTGTGTCCTCCATTTAGATCTTTACAAACAAGTGCTTAAAGCCAGgctgcaaaaggaaagagatgatAAAGGTCACTTGTGAACAGTGTGGTGGCAACTTCTGCATAAAGCATCGACATCCTCTGGATCATGACTGTAAAGGGAGCAGTCACCCCACTTCCAAGGCAGGGTAAGCTGTGTTTATGATACTTTAAGCTCAAGCTGAAGTTTCAGAGCTGGTATTGGGGATTGGTGGGGAGCTCAGATAAACAGGGAATTCTGTGAACTACTGCTCATGTCAATAAAATAGGCGCTATTTCCTCTTTGTAGTTCAGGCTTATTTTCTAAGAGTCTGTGAGCCAAGACAAAAGCTTGTCAAatgctttcctaaaattctCCCAAGCTTACCTGTGTCAGTCTCTCCTAACTGAGAATAGGTACTGGCCAACTCAAGTACCCCTTGGGGTCTGGATCTGAATACTAGAATCTTAGTTCTGCTCAGTACTTGGTAACCAAGAACAATCAACACCCTGCTGAGCCAAGTTTAAAcatagttttaataaaaatgtatcttgTGGGCAGATGTACCTGTGCTGTTTTGTGCATTCAGACTGTAAGACTTGTGTGACAGATGCAGATAAGTAAAGTGGATGGAAAAGTGAAACTACTGGCAGTGTGCATAAAAAGGTGCTGAGCCTGCTTGTATTTCTTCGCAGATACGCAGCTCTGTTGAGAGCCTCTCAAACCACCTTCAAGTCAACGGGAGCAGTTGGAGTGCCATCTAATGGGAGTCTTCAGCACAACAGGTAtaagctgcagcagaaaagacaaacattGTTCAAAAACAGTCTTGTGTCAACACTGTTGGAGTGCCACTGTCATGCCTCAGACTGCTCTGGAGTTGGTAGTTGACCTCTAATTGGGGTTGTGAATGCAGCACTGGGGTTCTGACAGCACAAGTAAATCTTTACTTCTCTGTACTGTAGTGATTAAAATGGCTATATAGATACAAGCATTATGTTGTAACAACAGGTTGGTCTCCCACCTGCTCAGTGTGAGGCTTCGTCAAGTTCTGGAAAAATGGTGTGTCATCAGAATGCTGAGGAAAGCATAGCAAGCATCTGAACTAAAATAAATGGCCCAAGCCCTTCCCTGCCAGTTTGTATCTCCTTGTGACTGAAAGTTCTAGTTGTGTAACTCTTACAGTGCGTTCTtatgtctttcagatgcagaTAGAGGCTCTTCACATCTGGATCAAAACTTTTGTCTACTTTGAAGTTAATCTTGTCTATAGctctttaaaattttctatACTATTAACTTATTTTTGTATCATAATGTTAATAAACATTCCATAAACTCACCCTTTGCAAACCaactttatttgttttgaataaGGACTTTTATGCTGTGAAGAATACTTGGTGGAGGAAACTGGGGAATGGTGATAGGAAGAAGACTAAAATTAATACAAAGCACAGCCAGCTTTGCATAGGTCATGTGAACTCTGATAATCTGAGGTACAAGCTACTGTCGTATGTCTCAATCCTACAATACCACATTCTGCTTGACAAATATACATCAACATGAAGCCAGTTTTACATAAGCTTCCGCTTGGTTTCTGAGTGTCAATGAAAGTATTT
Coding sequences:
- the ZFAND2A gene encoding AN1-type zinc finger protein 2A isoform X1, producing the protein MELPGLGEHCSERTCKQLDFLPLKCDACGEVFCKDHIRYDDHKCSSAYKKNVQVPVCPLCNAPIPVQKGEIPDIVVGAHMDKDCKYNPAQQKQRIFTNKCLKPGCKRKEMIKVTCEQCGGNFCIKHRHPLDHDCKGSSHPTSKAGYAALLRASQTTFKSTGAVGVPSNGSLQHNRCR
- the ZFAND2A gene encoding AN1-type zinc finger protein 2A isoform X2, translating into MELPGLGEHCSERTCKQLDFLPLKCDACGEVFCKDHIRYDDHKCSSAYKKNVQVPVCPLCNAPIPVQKGEIPDIVVGAHMDKDCKYNPAQQKQRIFTNKCLKPGCKRKEMIKVTCEQCGGNFCIKHRHPLDHDCKGSSHPTSKAG